Proteins encoded together in one Falco peregrinus isolate bFalPer1 chromosome 2, bFalPer1.pri, whole genome shotgun sequence window:
- the LOC129783789 gene encoding sperm acrosome membrane-associated protein 6-like has translation MTPFLRKLPCKLLRTPWLITNSAWAPPGNPTVSWVSRRLGSTWEPHCLLGIQAPGLHLGTPLSPGYPGAWAPPGNPAVSWVSRRLGSTWEPHCLLGIQAPGLHLGTLQFPGDPSIWVLYFVAMGWWWVLAPWLPGNPGIKAGGLALRQWVALASWLPAVHSCLLCFGPPSQREQLCHDITGAPLKDPRHQRCLEALAQAAEPLSSVTVGSGQRDVLREIVMDALHFLEKQSKTKPFEVSLQAAVNVIWAKLSHLEKAPACVPPCGYQPAARVFQCATCRLVDCQFPLDCPVQVLRAQTDETVTLHCSVPFATLPGLPVTWMFAKDLYTQDLTLFEELQGSTEGSRILIIHDPIPGTIACSLGEVYEPLVRKYFYLNGAPRHLSTPGGSEQCGVK, from the exons ATGACGCCCTTCCTGCGCAAACTGCCATGCAAACTGCTGCGCACACCCTGGCTGATCACCAACA GCGCCTGGGCTCCACCTGGGAACCCCACTGTCTCCTGGGTATCCAGGCGCCTGGGCTCCACCTGGGAACCCCACTGTCTCCTGGGTATCCAGGCGCCTGGGCTCCACCTGGGAACCCCACTGTCTCCTGGGTATCCAGGCGCCTGGGCTCCACCTGGGAACCCCGCTGTCTCCTGGGTATCCAGGCGCCTGGGCTCCACCTGGGAACCCCACTGTCTCCTGGGTATCCAGGCGCCTGGGCTCCACCTGGGAACCCTGCAGTTCCCTGGGGACCCAAGCATTTGGGTGCTGTACTTTGTGGCcatggggtggtggtgggtgctggctCCCTGGCTCCCTGGAAACCCAGGCATCAAGGCAGGGGGGCTTGCCTTGCGGCAATGGGTGGCCCTGGCATCCTGGCTCCCTGCGGTGcactcctgcctgctctgctttggGCCTCCCAGTCAGCGCGAACAGCTCTGCCATGACATTACTGGGGCCCCCCTCAAGGACCCTCGACATCAACGCTGCCTTGAGGCCCTTGCCCAGGCTGCTGAGCCACTTTCCTCTGTCACTGTGG GGTCGGGGCAGCGTGATGTACTTCGGGAGATCGTCATGGATGCCCTGCATTTTCTGGAGAAGCAGAGCAAGACGA AGCCCTTTGAGGTGTCTCTACAGGCAGCCGTCAACGTAATCTGGGCGAAGCTGAGCCATCTGGAGAAAG ctccagcctgtGTCCCGCCTTGTG GATACCAGCCAGCTGCTCGCGTCTTCCAGTGTGCTACCTGCCGCCTCGTGGACTGCCAGTTTCCCCTGGATTGCCCAG TGCAGGTCCTGCGGGCCCAAACAGATGAAACCGTCACACTGCACTGCTCTGTGCCCTTTGCCACCCTCCCTGGCCTGCCCGTTACCTGGATGTTTGCCAAGGAC ctgtaCACACAGGACCTGACACTGtttgaggagctgcagggaagcacAGAGGGATCTCGCATTCTGATCATCCATGACCCCATTCCAGGAACCATCGCCTGTTCCCTGGGGGAGGTTTATGAGCCATTGGTCCGCAAGTACTTCTACCTCAACGGTGCGCCCAGACACCTGAGTACCCCTGGGGGCAGTGAGCAGTGTGGGGTGAAGTAG